GCACCACCCACAGGTAGGACACGCGCACCGCCTCGTTGTTGATCTCGTCGAAGCGGCGGTTGACCTCCCAGGGGACGATGGGCGGCTCGACCTCGGGCACCGGCAGGAGCGCATCGCCGCTCAGCAATTCGCCGCGCAGGCCCAGCACCTGGTAGTAGACGGTGTCGGATTCGTCCGCGCGAAGCAAGGCGGCCGCCTCCGGCGCGAGCGCATAGCGCGACCGACCGCGGCGCGCGGCCGCGTCGCCGGGCGCCGGCTCGGTCACGACCTGCAGGCCGAGCGTGCGCGCCATCTCGTCGAGCTCGCGGTCGTAGGGCTTGTTGGCGATGCCCTGCGCCACCAGCCAGGTCAGCGCGACGCTGATCGGCCAGATCACCAGCAGCGGCGCGAGCATCCAGTCGAGGATCTCGCCGAACAGCGAGCGATGGCCGGAGGAATCAGCCGCCATGCGGCAGCTCAGCCAGGAATCTTCTCAAGGCAGTAGCCCAGGCCGCGCACGGTGGCGATGCGTATCGGGCCCTGTTCGATCTTCTTGCGCAACCGGTGGATGTAGACCTCGATCGCGTTGTTGCTGACCTCTTCGCCCCATTCGCACAGGCGTTCGACCAACTGGTCCTTGCTGACGAGGCGGCCGGCGCGTTGCAGCAGGACCTCCAGCAGCGACAGCTCGCGCGCCGAGAGTTCCACCATCTGCTCGTTGATGTAGGCCACACGCCCCGTCGCATCGAAGGTCAACGGGCCATGCCGGATCACGCTCGACGCGGTGCCCAGCCCACGGCGCGTCAGCGCACGCACGCGCGCCTCGAGCTCCTGCAGCGAAAACGGCTTGGCCATGTAGTCGTCGGCACCGAGGTCGAGGCCTTTGACGCGTTCCTCGATGCTGTCGGCCGCGGTCAGGATCAGCACGGGCACGGACGACCCTCGTGCGCGCAGCCGTCTGAGTACCTCCAGGCCGTGGAGCTTGGGCAAGCCCAGATCGAGGATCAGCAGGTCGAATTCGTGGGAGGCGAGCGCCGCATCCGCCTCGCTGCCGCTGCCGACCTGATCGACGGCGCAGCCCGACGCCCGCAACGAGCGCAGCAGGCCGTCGGCCAGGACCTGGTCGTCTTCGGCGATCAAGATGCGCATGTGTCGTCCCCTCTGGTTATGGAGACATTCTAGGGAGCGGCCTGCTGGTGTTCCCTAGGCGTTTCCGAGGCATCCGACCCGTGTGCTTCGGGGGTGCCGGGTCAGGTCGGCGACAGTTTCGCGTGGGGACCACTCCCACCCAGGAGGGAACGCGGTGGGAATTGCATGTGCTGGCTCATCCAGTGAGCGACCTGCTGCATAAGATGAGCTTCATCGATCGTCACCGGCACCGAGAAACGGGTCGGCGGCTTCGACAAAGCACTGTACAGATATACAGATTGCGCCAATAATCCGCCGCAGCCAACAGGAGAAGATTGCATGGACGCCCCCGTGAAGAACGCCAACACCGAAAAAGCCAAGGCCCTGCAGGCCGCCCTCGCCCAGATCGAAAAGCAGTTCGGCAAGGGCTCCATCATGCGGCTGGCCGAAGGCGAGAAGATCGAGGACATCCAGGTCGTCTCCACCGGCTCGCTGGGCCTGGACATCGCGCTAGGCGTCGGCGGTCTGCCGCGCGGACGCGTGGTCGAGATCTACGGCCCGGAATCCTCGGGCAAGACCACGCTGACCCTTCAGGTCATCGCCCAGATGCAGAAGTTGGACGGCGTGTGCGCCTTCATCGACGCTGAACACGCGCTGGACGTCCAGTACGCGCAGAAGCTCGGCGTCAACCTGCAAGAGCTGCTGATCAGCCAGCCCGACACCGGCGAACAGGCGCTGGAGATCGTGGACTCGCTGGTGCGCTCGGGGTCCGTCGACCTGATCGTCATCGACTCGGTCGCCGCGCTGACGCCGAAGGCGGAACTCGAAGGCGAGATGGGCGATTCGCTGCCCGGCCTGCAGGCCCGTCTGATGAGCCAGGCGCTGCGCAAGCTGACGGCCACCATCAAGAAGACCAACTGCACCGTCGTCTTCATCAACCAGATCCGGATGAAGATCGGCGTCATGTTCGGCAGCCCGGAGACGACCACCGGCGGCAATGCGCTGAAGTTCTACGCCTCGGTGCGCCTGGACATCCGTCGCATCGGCTCGATCAAGAAGGGTGAGGAAGTCATCGGCTCCGAGACCAAGGTCAAGGTCGTCAAGAACAAGGTCGCGCCTCCGTTCAAGACGGCGGAGTTCGACATCCTCTACGGTGAAGGCATCAGCCGCGAGGGCGAGATCATCGACATGGGCGTGGCCAACAAGATCGTCGAGAAGGCCGGCTCCTGGTACGCCTACAGCGGCGAGAAGATCGGCCAAGGCAAAGACAACGCACGCGAGTTCCTGCGCGAGAACGCGGACCTGGCGGTCGAGATCGAGAACAAGATCCGCGAATCCCTGGGCATTCCGCTGCTGGGCGCAACGCCCGGCGGTGCCGCCGAGTAAACGCGGGGCCTTCGCATGACCCCGTCCGACGGTCGGCGGGGACGAGCCTCGCAGCCGCTGTCGCTGAAGGCTCGCGCGATCGCGTTGCTCGCACAGCGTGAGCACAGCGCCATGGAGTTGCGGCGCAAGCTGCTGCGCATCGCGCGCGATCGGCAGGCCGAAGCCGCCGAGGCTTCGGGGGGATCAAGCGATGACTTCTCGGAGGAGGACGACTCGCAGAGCCCCAACGGCGAAGTTGACGCGGTGCTCGACTGGCTCAAGGCCAACGGGTATCTCGACGAGTCGAGATTCGTCGAGTCCCGGATCCATGTGCGCTCGCAGCGCTTCGGTCAAAAGCGCATCGAGCAGGAGCTCGCTCAACATGGGCTGTCGTTGGATGCCGAGCAGCGTTCCGTGCTCGCCGCCGGTGAACTGGATCGCGCCTGCGAAATGCTTCGACGCAAGTTCGGAGAAGGCCCGGCAGTCGATGCCGCTGCACTGGCCAAACGTCTGCGCTTTCTCATGGGACGGGGATTCGGCGGAGACCTCGCGCGCCGGGCGGTCCGGCGCGTTGCGGCGGGCAGCGATGTCGACGACTGAGTGGTCCGCCGGTCCGGCGGTCGGTCGTGCCGCCTGAAAGAGCGACAGAGCCTGAAACTCCACGAAACTTCGTGCGTCACGGGCACCTTGCGACGCCCTGACAGGCCTACGCCAGTGCGCGTCTCAACCGCGCCAAGGGCTTGATGCAACGCAGCATGCTACATTTTCGGCTTCGCAAAACAGCCCGCCGGCGTTCGTCCGCGGGCGTGTTTTCGCGTGTTTGCATCGGTTTTATGTCTTCCTCCGCCTCCCCCGAGCGCCATCCGCCGCAACCTCGTCGCTCCGTCGACGTGCGGTCCTATGGCCGCGACGACGGGCTTCCTGTCGCGGAGGCCAGGTTGAATCCGGCGTTGCAAACCTCCTCTCCACGCCGGCACCGCGGAGCGTCCGCGGCACTGGCTGCTTCTTCCTGATTCATCCATCAAGCGAGACCTCCCTATGAAGATTCACGAGTACCAGGGCAAGGAAATCCTGCGCCAGTTCGGCGTGCCGGTGCCGCGCGGTATTCCCGCGTTCACGGTGCAAGAGGCGGTCGAAGCCGCGCAGAAGCTGGGCGGCCCGGTCTGGGTGGTCAAGGCGCAGATCCACGCCGGCGGTCGCGGCAAGGGCGGCGGCGTCAAGCTGGGCAAGAGCCTGGACGACGTGAAGGCGCTGTCCGAGCAGATCCTGGGCATGCAGCTGGTCACGCACCAGACCGGCCCGGTCGGCCAGAAGGTCCGCCGCCTGTACATCGAAGAAGGCGCGGACATCAAGAACGAGCTGTACGTCTCGCTGGTGACCGACCGCGGCACGCAGAAGATCGCCTTCATCGCGTCGAGCGAAGGCGGCATGGACATCGAGGAAGTCGCCCACTCGACGCCCGAGAAGATCATCACCGAGTACATCGATCCGCTGACCGGCATCACGACCGAACAGTCGAAGAAGATCGCCGCGGCCATCGGCCTGAGCGGCGCTTCGGTGGACCAGGCCGTCGACCTGTTCGCCAAGCTGTACAAGTGCTACATGGACACGGACGCGTCGCTGGTTGAAATCAACCCGCTGAACTGCGATTCGAAGGGCAACCTGGTCGCCCTCGACGCCAAGTTCAACTTCGACGCCAACGCCCTGTTCCGCCACCCGGAAATCGTCGCGTACCGCGACCTGGACGAAGAAGACGCGGCTGAGATCGAAGCCTCGAAGTTCGACCTGGCCTACATCTCGCTGGACGGCAACATCGGCTGCCTGGTGAACGGCGCCGGTCTGGCCATGGCCACGATGGACACCATCAAGCTGTTCGGCGGCGAGCCGGCCAACTTCCTGGACGTCGGCGGCGGCGCCACGGCCGAGAAGGTCACCGAGGCCTTCAAGATCATGCTGAAGAACCCCGAGGTGAAGGGCATCCTCGTCAACATCTTCGGCGGCATCATGAAGTGCGACACCATCGCCGAAGGCGTGATCACGGCCTGCAAGGCCGTCAACCTGAGCGTGCCGCTGGTCGTCCGCATGAAGGGCACCAACGAGGAGCTGGGCAAGAAGATGCTGGCCGAGTCCGGCCTGCCCATCATCGCCGCCGACACCATGGCCGAAGCCGCGACCAAGATCGTCGCCGCCGTCAAGTAAGCCGAAGACCCAGCCAAGGAATACGACATGAGCATCTACATCAACAAGGACACCAAGGTCATCACCCAGGGCATCACGGGCAAGACCGGTCAGTTCCACACCCTGGGCTGCCAGGCCTACGCCAACGGCAAGAACGCGTTCGTTGCCGGCGTAAACCCGAAGAAGGCGGGCGAGAAGTTCTCGGACATCCCCATCTACGGCACCGTGAAGGAAGCCGCCGCCCAGACCGGCGCGACCGTGTCGGTGATCTACGTGCCGCCCGCAGGCGCTGCTGCCGCGATCTGGGAAGCCGTCGAGGCGGACCTGGACCTGGCGATCTGCATCACGGAAGGCATTCCCGTCCGTGACATGCTGGAAGTGCGCAACAAGATGAAGGCCAAGGAACTGGCTGGCGGCAAGAAGACGCTGCTGCTGGGCCCGAACTGCCCCGGCCTGATCACGCCCGACGAGATCAAGATCGGCATCATGCCCGGTCACATCCACCGCAAGGGCCGCATCGGCGTGGTCTCGCGCTCCGGCACGCTGACCTATGAAGCCGTGGCGCAACTGACCGAAATCGGCCTGGGCCAGTCCTCGGCCGTCGGCATCGGTGGTGACCCGATCAACGGTCTGAAGCACATCGACGTGATGCAGGCCTTCAATGACGATCCGGACACGGATGCCGTCATCATGATCGGCGAGATCGGCGGCCCGGACGAGGCGGAAGCCGCCCGTTGGTGCAAGGCCAACATGAAGAAGCCGGTGGTCGGCTTCATCGCAGGCGTGACCGCCCCTCCCGGGAAGCGCATGGGCCACGCCGGCGCGCTGATTTCCGGTGGTGCCGACACGGCCGATGCCAAGCTCGCCGTCATGGAAGAGTGCGGCTTCACCGTGACGCGCAATCCGTCCGAGATGGCCAAGCTGCTGAAAGGCCTGCTGTAAGTAGCAGGAAAAACCTGACGCCAGAAGCCGTTGCTGCGTAATTTCACGCACTGCGGCTCCGGGGGGCGGGCGCGGACAATCCAGCCGCACCCCTCGAACGAAGGAAGGGGCCCACGGGGCCCCTTCCTTCGTTTGCCCTTCCAACGCTTTAGACTGGGTCCTCGTTGCGCGAGGCCCGGCGCGGGTTCCCTACATGGACATGCTTACCAGCCCCGAGTTCTGGCTCGCCGTCGGCCAGATCATCCTGATCGACATCCTGCTGGGTGGCGACAATGCCGTCGTCATCGCGCTTGCCTGCCGCAAGCTGCCACCGAATCTGCGCACCAAGGGCATCCTCTGGGGGACTGCCGGTGCCATCGTGCTGCGCGTCGTCCTGATCTTCTTCGCACTGACGCTGCTCAAGCTGCCGTTCCTGAAACTGGTCGGTGGCGTGCTGCTGCTGTGGATCGGCATCAAGCTGCTGATCCCGGAGGCGGAGGACGGCCACGAGAAGATGGAAGCGAGCGACAAGCTCTGGGGCGCGGTGAAGACCGTCATCATTGCGGACTTCGTGATGAGCCTGGACAACGTCATCGCGATCGCCGGCGCCGCAGAAGGCGCGGGTGGCCAGCACCAGATGCCGCTGGTGATCTTCGGCCTGTTGGTGTCGATCCCCATCATCGTCTGGGGTAGCCAACTCGTGATCAAGCTGATGGACAAGTTCCCGATCGTGATCACGCTGGGCGCGATGCTGCTGGGGTGGATTGCCGGCACGATGCTGGTGACCGATCCGGCCCTCAACGCCTGGGTGCCCATGCAGGCGGGCAGCAAGCCCGGTACGACCGAGGTGCTGCCGCAGGTGTATTACGCCCTCGGCGTCGGTGGCGCGTTGTTCGTCCTGCTCGTCGGCAAGCTGCTAGCCGCACGCCGGCCGGCGCAAGCCTCCTGACGAGAGGCTCGCCATGTCATGAGCGCCTCCGGCTTCCTGAAGCGACTGCTGGGCCGGGGTGCGTCTGACGATGGAGGCAGGGGTGCGTCGGACACCCTGCCGACCACACAGCCGATGCCGCGCTCGGCGGGCGTGGCGCTGGACGATTACGAGATCGGCGAGGAAGTGGGCCGCGGAGCGATGGCTGTCGTTCATCGGGCCGTGGACCGCCGCAGCGGCCGCACTGTGGCCATCAAGCGTCTGGCGCTGCAACGCGAGTTCGCGCCGGAGGACCTGATCGACGTGCGCGACCGCTTCATGCGCGAAGCGAGTGCGGCGCGGCATCTGGATCATCCCGACATCCTGCGCGTGCTCGACGCCGGCGAGTGCGCCGGTGAAACCTGGATCGCGATGGAATACGTCGTCGGGCAGGATCTCAGCCACCACACACGGCCCGGCCAGTTGCTGCCCCTGCGCGAAGTGCTGCTGCTCACCGCGCGCTTGGCGCGGGCGCTTCAATACGCCCACGGCCATGGGGTTGTCCACCGCGATATCAAACCCGCCAACGTCATGCTGGAACGGGAATCGGGCAGCGTGAAAATCATGGATTTCGGCATCGCCCGCGTCGCCGATGGCAGCCGCACGCGGACCGGATTGGTCCTGGGCACGCCGTCCTACATGTCGCCGGAACAACTGGCCGGTCTGCAGGTGGATGGTCGCAGCGACCTCTACTCCTTGGGAGCGATGCTGTTCCAACTGTTGACCGGTCATCTGCCGCATCAGACCGAGTCGATGGCCACGCTGATGCACGAGATCATGAATCGACCCGCGGTGGACATCCGTCGTCTTCGTCCTGAGCTGCCGGAGTCCCTGGCCATGGTCGTGGCGCTGGCGCTGGAAAAGCGTCCCGAGTTGCGCTACCAACGCGGCGACACGCTGGCCCAGGATCTGGAGGCGGTGCTGGGCCAGATCCCAGTGGAACTCGCCAATAGCACGGGTGCCACACCCCCCCCACCGGCGGGACAGGCATTCGAGCAAACTTTGCGGCTACAGTCCCAGGGCGCAGTGCACAATCCCTTTCCCCCAGCCGATCCCGCCAGCAAGACATGACCCTGGAGTTCTTCAGCGCCACCGATACCGGTCGTGTGCGCGACAACAATGAAGACTCGGTCGCCCTGGAACCGGGCGTCGGGCTCGCGGTCCTCGCTGATGGCATGGGGGGGTATAACGCGGGGGAGGTCGCCAGCCAGATGCTGACGACGTTCATCAAGTCGGAGTTGGGTCGATGGCTCGCCGAAGCCGGGCAGCACGCGACAGACATTGATGTGCGGCGCGCCATGGATATCTGCGTGGACAACGCCAACCGCGCGATCTTCAATGCCGCCAACACCAATCCACGCTATGCGGGCATGGGGACGACGCTGGTCCTGGCGGTGTTCCGGGAACAGAGCCTGTTGCTGGGACACGTGGGCGATTCGCGGGCCTATCGCTATCGGGAAGGCCAGCTCGTGCAGCTGACGCGTGACCATTCGTTGCTGCAGGAACAGATCGATGCAGGTCTACTGACACCGGAAGAAGCCGTCTTCAGCAGCAACAAGAATCTGGTGACGCGGGCCGTTGGCGTCGAGGATACGGTGATGCTGGAGGTCCATCAGCACGAGCTGTTGCCCGGCGACCAGATCTTGTTGTGCAGCGATGGCCTCTCCGACATGGTCGATGACGCCAGCGTGGCGCAGGTGCTTCAAAGCCACAACGATCTGCCCGAAGCAGCGCAGGCGCTGGTGGACACGGCCAATGACCTTGGCGGCAAGGATAATATTGCGATCGTTCTGGTTCGCGCGGAAAGTCGCACCAAGCCATGGGCGTGGTGGCCATTCAGTCGCAACAATGGGCGCCGCTGAGGCGGCCCTCTACAAATAAAGACAGGACTCGAGGTCAAGCATGGGCAAGCTGGTGGTGTCGCTCGACGGTGTGGTGATCAAGGAAGTTCAGATCACCAAGGACAAGACCACGCTCGGCCGGCGGCCGTACAACGACATCGTGATCGACAACCTGGCGGTCAGCGGCGAACACGCCGTGCTCCAGATGGTCGGGGCGGATGTCTTCATCGAGGACTTGAACTCGACGAACGGCACGTACATCAACGGCAAGGCGATCAAGAAGCAGTTGCTCTCGCACAGCGACGTGATCGAGGTCGGCAAGTACAAGATCAAGTTCCTGATCGAGGACAACTCGGACTACGAGAAGACGATGATCCTGCGCCCCGGCACTGCGCCGAGCAGCGGTTTCGGTCTGCCTTCGTCGTTCGGCGGACTCGGCCCGGCGCCCGTGTCGACCGCGCCCGCGGCGATCAAGGTGCTGAACGGACCTGCGGCGGGCCGCGAAGTCTCGCTCACCAAGGTCGTGACGACCGTTGGCAAGCCGGGCGTGCAGGTGGCGTCAATCACGAAGAGACCGAGCGGTTATGTGTTCGCGCACGTCGAGGGTGGCGCCCGGCCGGTGGTGAATGGCGCGCCGTTGACGGCCGAGTCGGTCCCACTCAAGAACGGGGATGTGATCGAACTGGCTGGAACACAGATGCAGTTCGTGCAGGCGTGACCAACATCGCTTGATGCGAAGGGGCCTCTGAGGCCCTTTTTTCTTTCTGCTCGCTGAACAACTGGCGTGGTTTCGGCGCACCATCCTGTATCGAGATGATTCGTCGCTGTCAGGCGATCACCTACGCGCGTGCAGGTTTTCACGGCATCGGGGTGGGGTCGCGTAAGCGACGGCAATAAACCTTCGAATCGAGGATTCGGCGCTTAGCGCTGCGCGAGGGTCCCTCTACAGTCTTCCGCATGAAGATTCGCGTGCTCGGTTGCGCCGGCGCCCTGGCGGCCGGCTACAGGACCACTTCCTTTCTGCTCGACGACGATGTGCTCATCGACGCCGGCAGTGGCGTGGCCGAATTGACCGTGGACGCGATGGTCAAGGTGGACCATATCCTGGTCACGCATTCGCACCTGGACCATGTGCTGGCGATCGGCCTGCTGGCGGATACGGTCCAGCGTCGACGCGCGCAGGCCGGCCGTCCCCCGGTGAAGGTACACGCGCTGCCCGAAACGCTGCAGGCGCTTCGCGCGCACGTCTTCAACGGCGTGATCTGGCCCGATTTCACCCGTTTGCCGTCGGCAGAGCGGCCCGCCTTGACCTTCCATGAATTCGCGGTCGGCGACCGCCTCGATCTGGGGGCTGATCGTCACATCGAGGTCCTCAGCGCCGCACACACCGTTCCGGCCGTCGGATTCGCAGTCGATGGCGGTGCGGATGGCCACTGGGTCTTCACCGGCGACACCGGCCCGAATCCCGCGCTCTGGACGCGCCTGTCGGAAATCAAGGTCGCACACCTGATCATCGAGTGCGCCTTCGGCGACGATGAATGCGGGCTGGCGGGCATCAGCAAGCACTTGTGCCCGACGACGCTCCGCGAGGAGCTCGCGAAGCTCGGCGGCGCGATCGATGTTCACATCACCCACATCAAGCCGGGAGAGCGCGCGGCAGTGATGAACGCGGTCATGGGTTTGCGTATGACACACCGGATCTCGGCACTGGAGAACTTCCAGGAGTTCACACTGGCTTGACACCTTGTTGGCGATCGATCGCCATTCGCAGCCCGCGCCGGGACGCCGTCGCGGGCTGCGTCGCTTCTTGATCGCCGGATCTTCATGTCAGCGTGATCTGACAAACCTTGTCAGGGACGACGAAGGTGACAAATCTGGGCAGGTGGGCCGACAAAAAACGTCACTTGATGCTAGGCCAGGCGCCGCCAGGCCGTGATGTCATGCACAAATCAATGAGCCAAGGGGCTGGCACGAGCCCTGCGTAGAAGAGCTTCGTCTCTACCCCACTTCTCTCTCTGGAGTTTTTATGAAGCGCGTTCAACAAGGTTTCACCCTGATCGAACTGATGATCGTTGTGGCGATCATCGGTATCCTGGCTGCCGTGGCTCTGCCGGCTTATCGTGACTACATCATCAAGACCAAGGTCTCTGAAGTGATGGCCGCCGCGACTCAGCCGAAGGCTGCGATTCAAGAGTACTACACAGTCAAGAGCGGCTGGCCGACGACGGCGGACATCCCGACTGGCAACATCAAGAGCCAGTACGTGAAGAGCGTTGCCTATGACGACACCGCTCACACCGTGACGGCAGTCGCCACCGGTATCGACAAAGACAACATTGACGACAAGAAGATTGTCCTGACCGGCACCATTGCTGGCACTAACGAATCGATCGACTGGAAGTGCACCTCGCCGGACATCGACAAGAAGTACCTGGCTGCTTCCTGCAAGTAATCGATTCTTTCGAATCGATCATCAAATGGGGCCTAGGCCCCATTTGTCGTTTCTGAGCGTCAAAATTCAGCCGTCCCAACCCTCTGACACTCGATCAATGACGCCCACGCTCTGCGGACGCCTGAGGGCGTCTTCGCTCCACTTCATCTTTACCCTGATCGTGGCCGCCGCCGTTGCGGCGGCCGTGTTCCTGCTCTGGTATCCATGGCCCTATAGCGAAGTGTCCGGGGGCGTCGGCCTGTTCCTGTTGATTGTGGGTGTCGACGTGGTGCTGGGTCCGTTGATCACGCTGGTTGTCTTCGATCCCCGCAAATCTCGAGGCGAGCTGTGGCGGGACATGTCGGTGGTGGTCGTTTTGCAACTCGCGGGGCTGGTGTTTGGCGCGCACACCATGTTCATTGCACGACCCGTGGCGCTAGTGCTTGAAATCGATCGCTTTCGCGCGGTCATTGCCGCCAGCGTGGTTGAGCAAGAGCTCTCGAAGGCGCCCGAATCATTGCGCGTGCTGTCCATCAGCGGGCCGCGGCTGGTAAACACACGTGAGGTCAAGACTGAAGAGAAGATGGACGCCGTCTTCGCTGCCTTCGGCGGCGCTGATCTCGGCATGCGTCCGAGCTTCTGGCAGGAATGGGATGAGCGGGGTCGATCGCAGGCCTTGAAGGTAGGCAAGCCGCTCGCCGCTCTTCTGGCACGTCATCCTGAACAGGCAGAAGCCCTGCGCACTGCAATCTCCAGGACGGGCAAACCGACAGAGCAGCTGCTTTATATCCCGCTCATCGCGCGTCAGTACGACTGGTCTGTCCTGATCGACAAGTCCACGGGCGATCCGGTCGGTTTTGCGCCAGTCGATGGCTTCTGAGCCCTCTGTTTCATCGCGTGCCAGGTGTGGGACTCGGCGGGCGTTAGAGTTCCGCCCTGTCCCCACGATCCGGACCGTTCATGACGCTCGCCGCGACAGCGCCCGCCGCCGATTTCCCCGTTTCTTCCACCGCGCCGCATCTCCAGGTCCTGACGCTGCTCGGCTTGCTGATCGGTGCGACGCTCGCGCCTCTGATCGCCTACAACCAGACGCCTTCGGCGACGCTCTACAACCAGTTGGCGGCATTCGCCGGACTCGGGTTGCTCGTCGCAGGTTTGGCCTGGGGACGGTCGCTGTTGGCGGCTTGGCGCGTTGACGGCGTTTCCCTCGGGCTGCTCCTCATGACGGCGGTGGCTGTCGCCGCGCCGTTCACGCACGGCCTGCCGTGGTCGATGGCGCTGACCAGCGTCGCCATGCTGCTCGGCGCGCTGCTGGCAGTGCAGACGGGTCGAGCTGTGACACCCAGCCAGCGCGACGGCGTACTCACTCTCTTCTGCATCGCACTTGTAGGCGCGGGTCTGCTGAGTGTGGTGGTCAGCATCGTCCAGATGTTCTTCCCGTCACTGGCCGATGGCACCGTCATCGCCCGCTCTGGTCTCGTTGGTCGTGCGGTCGGCAA
This genomic stretch from Mitsuaria sp. 7 harbors:
- the tfpZ gene encoding TfpX/TfpZ family type IV pilin accessory protein, which codes for MTPTLCGRLRASSLHFIFTLIVAAAVAAAVFLLWYPWPYSEVSGGVGLFLLIVGVDVVLGPLITLVVFDPRKSRGELWRDMSVVVVLQLAGLVFGAHTMFIARPVALVLEIDRFRAVIAASVVEQELSKAPESLRVLSISGPRLVNTREVKTEEKMDAVFAAFGGADLGMRPSFWQEWDERGRSQALKVGKPLAALLARHPEQAEALRTAISRTGKPTEQLLYIPLIARQYDWSVLIDKSTGDPVGFAPVDGF